The Candidatus Angelobacter sp. genome contains the following window.
CTGGGACTTTTGTTTTCGGCAAACGGGACCTGGATCTGTCGCCAGCGCTGGAAATGAGTGTTGTTGTGTTGCAAGGTCAACTTGTGCACCTGCGCCGCCTGTTTCGCCATCGGCGTGGGGAGGGTGGCGAGATTGATTCCCTCGGCCAGTTGCGCCTTCGTGAACTCACCCACGTCCTCGCCATCGATCCTGAGGGTGTAGCTGTCGGCGCTCAGCCCGGTCACCTTGAGCGTTTGCTGGTCCAACGCCTGAAGGAAGTCCGACGAATTCACGGCGAGGGCGACAATGGGATCGCTCAAATCAACGGGCATCGGCAGGGCCTCATCGAGTTGCGCCCAGGAGATCCCTTCGCCGGCTTTCAATTCGGAGATTCTGGTCTTTTTGGCTTCAACAACCTTTTTTGCGCCCGCATTTATTTCCACGGCGGAGACCAGCGCCGGAGCATTCCATGATTTCAACAGTTCCTCGGCCATGAGCAGGTGGCCGCCGGGACCGGGATGGACACGATCGGGGATGATTTTCTTGGCCAGCTCGACGTCGGTCGCCTTCGCCTTTTCGAGCGCGGCAACAACGGGTCCGTTTAAATCCGCCACACCCAGTTTTTCCCGTTCCGCCAGCTCTTTGACGAACTGGCTGTAACGCACCAGTACCGCGTTGTAACCGCCTTCGAATCGCGGCGGCTGCGTCACGTCATCAAACGGCGACGGCTCGATCACGGTGATGCGAATGTCCGGCAGTTCCTTTTTCACCGAATCAATGATGTGCTGGTAGCCCCTGGAGTAGGTCTCGAAGATTTTTTCATCGAACGCCCGGTAGGAACCGTCGTTCATGCCCAGCATGATCGTCATCACCGTGGGTTTGTAGGCAAAGACGTCGCGCTGCAATCGCACATCGATCGGCCCGCCGCCGCCGCCCGTCACGCGGTCGCCACCCCAACCGGAATGGACAAAACTGACACGCAGTTTCGGAAAACGCGTGACGACGTAGGTCTCGGTGAAGGTCGTGTACAGGCGCTGGTCCGTGATGCTGTCGCCGTAGAATACGACGCGGTCACCGTCCCGAAGGGCAAAGTTTTGCGCGCGGACCTGCAGCGCCGCGAATGCGATGACACAGAGTGTGCGGAGTAAAGAGGCGGATTTCATGCCGGAAGATTAAATGGGTTTGGCCCTCGAGTGCAACCCGGTTTACGTCCTTTCCGGCGGAACGCCCGAATTATGACGGTCCACCCCGGACGGCCAGAAACCGGCCGGATTATCAGATACCTGAAAGCGCGGAACAACGGACGCGATGAACAACGGGCCGGGCAGCGCGAGTCACCGCTTTCGTCCACGAGGTTTGAGGTGACTCCTTCGTTCCT
Protein-coding sequences here:
- a CDS encoding SGNH/GDSL hydrolase family protein yields the protein MKSASLLRTLCVIAFAALQVRAQNFALRDGDRVVFYGDSITDQRLYTTFTETYVVTRFPKLRVSFVHSGWGGDRVTGGGGGPIDVRLQRDVFAYKPTVMTIMLGMNDGSYRAFDEKIFETYSRGYQHIIDSVKKELPDIRITVIEPSPFDDVTQPPRFEGGYNAVLVRYSQFVKELAEREKLGVADLNGPVVAALEKAKATDVELAKKIIPDRVHPGPGGHLLMAEELLKSWNAPALVSAVEINAGAKKVVEAKKTRISELKAGEGISWAQLDEALPMPVDLSDPIVALAVNSSDFLQALDQQTLKVTGLSADSYTLRIDGEDVGEFTKAQLAEGINLATLPTPMAKQAAQVHKLTLQHNNTHFQRWRQIQVPFAENKSPRVQEAARNLMTALDEEEAAEVKKQRDAAQPGRHQFQLAPK